In one Agathobacter rectalis ATCC 33656 genomic region, the following are encoded:
- the asd gene encoding aspartate-semialdehyde dehydrogenase, giving the protein MSEKLKVGILGGTGMVGQRFISLLENHPWFEVTTIAASPRSAGKTYEDAVGDRWKMDTPMPEAVKKIIVKNVNEVEEVASQVDFVFSAVDMSKDEIKKIEEDYAKTETPVVSNNSAHRWTPDVPMVVPEINPQHMEVIKYQKERLGTKRGFVAVKPNCSIQSYAPVLTAWKEFEPYEVVATTYQAISGAGKTFKDWPEMVGNIIPFIGGEEEKSEKEPLRLWGYVDDEKKQIVPAESPVITCQCIRVPVLNGHTAAVFVKFKKNPTKEQLIEALEKFSGVPQELGLPSAPKQFIRYCEEDNRPQVALDVDYEHGMGINVGRLREDTVYDWKFVGLSHNTVRGAAGGAVLCAELLKAQGYITKK; this is encoded by the coding sequence ATGAGTGAAAAGCTTAAAGTAGGTATCCTCGGTGGAACAGGAATGGTAGGACAGAGATTTATTTCTCTTTTAGAGAATCATCCATGGTTTGAGGTAACAACAATTGCAGCCAGCCCAAGAAGTGCAGGCAAGACATACGAGGACGCCGTTGGTGATAGATGGAAAATGGACACACCAATGCCTGAGGCAGTTAAGAAAATTATCGTAAAGAACGTCAATGAGGTAGAAGAGGTTGCTTCACAGGTTGACTTCGTATTCTCAGCCGTTGATATGTCAAAGGACGAGATCAAGAAGATCGAGGAGGACTACGCAAAGACAGAGACTCCTGTAGTTTCAAACAATAGTGCCCACAGATGGACACCTGATGTGCCAATGGTTGTACCTGAAATCAACCCACAGCACATGGAGGTTATCAAATATCAGAAGGAGCGTCTCGGTACAAAGAGAGGTTTCGTAGCAGTAAAGCCAAACTGCTCAATCCAGTCATATGCTCCGGTTCTTACAGCATGGAAAGAGTTTGAGCCATATGAGGTTGTTGCTACAACATATCAGGCAATCTCAGGTGCCGGAAAGACATTCAAGGACTGGCCTGAGATGGTTGGAAACATCATTCCATTCATCGGTGGAGAGGAAGAGAAATCTGAGAAAGAGCCACTTCGTCTCTGGGGATATGTGGATGATGAGAAGAAACAGATTGTTCCTGCAGAGTCACCGGTTATCACATGCCAGTGTATCCGTGTTCCTGTATTAAACGGTCATACAGCAGCTGTATTTGTCAAGTTCAAAAAGAACCCTACAAAGGAGCAGCTCATTGAGGCACTCGAGAAGTTCAGCGGAGTACCACAGGAGCTTGGGCTTCCAAGCGCACCAAAGCAGTTCATCAGATACTGTGAAGAGGATAATCGTCCTCAGGTCGCACTTGATGTGGATTATGAGCATGGTATGGGAATCAATGTCGGACGTCTCAGAGAGGATACAGTTTATGACTGGAAGTTCGTCGGACTCTCACACAACACAGTACGTGGTGCAGCCGGTGGAGCAGTGCTTTGTGCAGAGCTTCTTAAGGCACAGGGTTACATCACAAAGAAGTAG
- the argH gene encoding argininosuccinate lyase, giving the protein MAQLWGGRFTKETDQLVYNFNASISFDQKFYKEDIEGSIAHVTMLGKQGIISQAESNDIVACLKQILKEVESGELEISSKYEDIHSFVEATLIDRLGDTGKKLHTGRSRNDQVALDMRLFTRKTVKETDDELKELLAVILKIMKENTQTIMPGFTHLQKAQPITLAHHMGAYFEMFKRDRSRLCDIYKRMNYCPLGSGALAGTTYPLDRDYTAQLLDFYGPTLNSMDGVSDRDYLIEFLSALSTIMMHLSRFSEEIIIWNSNEYQFVEIDDAYSTGSSIMPQKKNPDIAELVRGKTGRVYGALMSLLTTMKGIPLAYNKDMQEDKELAFDAFDTAKGCIALFTGMIDTMKFNKDVMRKSANNGFTNATDAADYLVKKGVPFRDAHGIVGRIVLYCIDKGIAIDDMSIDELKAISPVFEEDVFDAISMETCVSTRCTVGAPSKTSMDKVIAVYDEYMKSNWQNEV; this is encoded by the coding sequence ATGGCACAGTTATGGGGAGGACGTTTCACAAAGGAGACAGATCAGCTCGTTTACAATTTCAATGCGTCCATTTCATTTGATCAGAAGTTTTATAAAGAGGATATAGAGGGCAGCATCGCCCATGTCACGATGCTTGGAAAGCAGGGCATCATCTCACAGGCAGAGAGCAACGATATAGTGGCTTGCCTAAAGCAGATACTTAAGGAGGTAGAGTCAGGGGAGCTTGAAATCAGCTCGAAGTATGAGGATATCCACAGCTTCGTTGAGGCTACACTCATAGACAGGCTTGGTGACACAGGAAAGAAGCTTCACACAGGCCGAAGCAGAAACGACCAGGTAGCTCTTGACATGCGTCTTTTCACCAGAAAGACAGTGAAGGAGACTGATGATGAGCTTAAGGAGCTTTTAGCTGTTATCCTTAAGATTATGAAGGAAAACACACAGACTATCATGCCGGGCTTTACACATCTGCAGAAGGCTCAGCCGATCACTCTGGCTCACCATATGGGCGCATATTTTGAGATGTTTAAGAGAGACAGATCAAGACTGTGCGATATATATAAGAGAATGAACTATTGTCCGCTTGGCTCAGGAGCACTTGCAGGCACTACATATCCGCTTGATAGGGACTATACAGCACAGCTTCTGGATTTTTACGGACCGACACTTAACAGTATGGACGGTGTGTCAGACAGGGATTATCTGATTGAGTTTTTATCGGCTCTTTCAACTATCATGATGCATCTGTCACGTTTTTCTGAGGAAATTATCATATGGAATTCAAACGAGTACCAGTTTGTTGAGATTGACGATGCGTACAGCACAGGAAGCTCAATCATGCCACAGAAGAAAAATCCTGATATAGCAGAGCTTGTCAGAGGAAAGACAGGCCGTGTATACGGTGCACTCATGTCGCTTCTTACCACCATGAAGGGTATTCCGCTTGCGTACAACAAGGATATGCAGGAGGATAAGGAGCTGGCATTTGATGCATTCGACACTGCAAAGGGATGTATCGCACTTTTTACGGGAATGATTGATACAATGAAGTTTAACAAGGACGTGATGAGAAAGAGTGCAAACAATGGCTTTACAAATGCCACAGATGCAGCTGATTATCTCGTTAAAAAGGGTGTACCGTTTAGAGATGCACACGGTATTGTAGGAAGAATAGTGCTTTACTGCATCGACAAGGGTATTGCAATCGACGATATGAGCATCGACGAGCTCAAGGCTATCTCTCCGGTATTTGAGGAGGATGTATTTGATGCCATTTCAATGGAGACCTGTGTCAGCACAAGGTGTACAGTTGGAGCACCATCAAAGACATCAATGGACAAGGTAATTGCCGTTTACGACGAGTATATGAAGTCAAATTGGCAGAATGAAGTATAG
- a CDS encoding epoxyqueuosine reductase QueH: protein MANKINYQKLMEDLIKENCMDNNCTPRLLLHSCCGPCSTYCIQTLSEYFKVTVFYYNPNIYPPEEYHMRAQEQKRFIDEFPVKNQVDFVEGVYDTKRFYDMARGMEAVPEGGERCFKCYRLRLEESAQYAREHGFDFFTTTLSISPLKNAEKLNEIGKDLESQYGVRYLFSDFKKKEGYKKSTEISKQYDMYRQYYCGCVFSKEQRDREIAARG from the coding sequence ATGGCAAACAAAATAAATTATCAAAAATTAATGGAAGATTTAATAAAAGAAAATTGCATGGACAATAACTGCACTCCACGGCTTTTGCTTCATAGCTGCTGTGGGCCGTGCAGCACATACTGCATACAGACGCTCTCGGAGTATTTTAAGGTGACGGTATTTTATTACAATCCAAATATTTACCCGCCAGAGGAATATCACATGAGAGCACAGGAGCAGAAGCGCTTTATAGATGAGTTTCCGGTGAAAAATCAGGTTGACTTTGTGGAGGGTGTGTACGACACCAAGCGCTTTTACGATATGGCACGCGGCATGGAGGCTGTGCCTGAGGGCGGGGAGAGGTGCTTTAAGTGCTACAGGCTGCGTCTTGAGGAGAGTGCACAGTATGCAAGGGAGCATGGCTTTGATTTTTTTACTACGACACTTTCCATCAGCCCGTTGAAGAATGCCGAAAAGCTCAATGAGATAGGAAAAGACTTAGAGAGCCAATATGGAGTGCGATATCTTTTCTCTGATTTTAAGAAGAAAGAGGGCTATAAAAAGTCCACGGAGATATCAAAGCAGTATGATATGTACAGGCAGTACTACTGCGGCTGTGTATTTTCTAAGGAGCAGCGTGACAGAGAGATTGCAGCACGTGGGTGA
- a CDS encoding HD domain-containing protein, producing the protein MDSDSYSKQQLDDLFMDMIAYYDGDPKRIQHFTKVHSYARLIGIGEELDDASLFILEAAAYTHDIGIRVAEEKYGRCDGKLQEQEGPIIAQKMLSQLGFENYIVERICFLIGHHHTYDNIDGLDYQILVEADFLVNLYEDDAGNRAIDKAYKRIFKTETGKKIFRLMFGYEEED; encoded by the coding sequence ATGGATAGTGACAGTTATAGTAAACAACAGTTAGACGACTTGTTTATGGATATGATTGCCTACTATGATGGCGATCCAAAGAGAATCCAGCATTTCACCAAGGTGCACAGCTATGCAAGGCTTATCGGTATAGGAGAGGAGCTTGATGATGCCTCGCTCTTTATACTTGAGGCAGCGGCTTACACACACGATATCGGTATACGTGTGGCGGAGGAGAAGTATGGCAGGTGCGATGGAAAGCTTCAGGAGCAGGAGGGACCGATAATCGCCCAGAAGATGCTCTCACAGCTTGGCTTTGAGAATTACATAGTTGAAAGAATTTGTTTTCTCATAGGTCACCATCACACATATGACAATATAGATGGTCTTGATTATCAGATACTCGTTGAGGCTGATTTCCTCGTAAATCTGTATGAGGATGATGCGGGAAACCGTGCAATCGACAAGGCATATAAGCGCATATTCAAGACTGAAACAGGAAAAAAGATTTTTAGACTAATGTTCGGATATGAAGAAGAGGATTAG
- a CDS encoding ATP-binding cassette domain-containing protein: MTTKNAIEAAKITKELKNFTLDVENFAIPQGFATALIGENGAGKTTLLNILAGIRLDYKGEITYFGQYSDKQRENSGDIKNRIGYTGPGKYYLPQWTVKDIEEISKLMFDDFSADDFHRYCEELAIFSHGSIDMKKANSSFSDGMKMKLMLAGVMARKTDLLLLDEPASPLDPLMRDKLCQMIGEYIHEGNGKRSVFFSTHNISDMENITDYAIIMENGQIVEQGFVEDLKEKYILIKGDAADTEAAGKVLYSMTKNPYGFEGICLAENIDKLAGLNVTKEIPTLYQISVAVMKNNTKIVMR; this comes from the coding sequence ATGACAACAAAGAATGCAATTGAGGCAGCAAAAATCACAAAGGAACTTAAAAATTTTACACTGGATGTGGAGAATTTCGCAATACCGCAGGGCTTTGCCACAGCTTTAATCGGAGAAAACGGAGCAGGAAAGACAACACTTTTAAATATCCTGGCAGGAATCAGGCTTGACTATAAAGGTGAAATCACATACTTTGGACAGTATTCCGACAAACAGAGGGAAAACTCGGGAGATATTAAAAACCGCATAGGCTATACCGGCCCCGGCAAATACTATCTGCCGCAGTGGACAGTTAAAGATATCGAGGAAATCAGCAAGCTGATGTTTGATGATTTTTCCGCAGATGATTTTCACAGATATTGTGAGGAGCTTGCAATATTTTCACATGGCAGCATTGATATGAAGAAAGCCAACAGCTCATTTTCGGATGGTATGAAGATGAAGCTCATGCTGGCAGGAGTCATGGCGCGAAAGACAGACCTTCTTTTGCTGGATGAGCCGGCATCGCCGCTTGATCCGCTGATGAGAGATAAGCTATGTCAGATGATTGGCGAGTATATCCATGAGGGCAACGGTAAGCGCAGCGTATTTTTCTCTACGCACAATATCTCAGATATGGAAAATATCACCGATTATGCCATTATAATGGAAAACGGACAGATTGTGGAGCAGGGCTTTGTTGAGGATTTGAAGGAAAAATATATCCTGATTAAAGGAGATGCAGCAGATACAGAGGCTGCCGGTAAGGTACTTTATTCAATGACCAAAAATCCGTACGGCTTTGAGGGCATATGCTTGGCGGAAAATATAGATAAGCTCGCAGGACTTAATGTGACAAAGGAGATTCCGACACTTTACCAGATAAGCGTTGCGGTCATGAAAAATAACACAAAGATTGTGATGCGCTAG
- a CDS encoding GntR family transcriptional regulator, translated as MKLMQNSGVPIYQQIADSFKTDILAGRYEQGEFLPSIRGLAKDLKISVITTMKAYEQLADEGLITAAQGKGFYVNAQDSEMIKEQHLRKVEESLTDAIAAAEVAGISNDELKGMLEALLEVDK; from the coding sequence ATGAAGCTGATGCAAAATTCAGGAGTGCCCATCTATCAGCAGATAGCGGACAGCTTCAAGACAGATATTTTGGCCGGCAGGTATGAGCAGGGGGAGTTCCTTCCGTCGATAAGAGGGCTGGCAAAGGACCTGAAAATCAGTGTGATAACCACGATGAAGGCTTATGAGCAGCTTGCAGATGAGGGGCTTATCACAGCGGCGCAGGGCAAGGGCTTTTATGTCAATGCACAGGACAGTGAGATGATAAAGGAACAGCATCTGCGCAAGGTGGAGGAATCGCTGACAGACGCGATAGCCGCGGCTGAGGTAGCCGGAATCTCGAACGACGAGCTTAAGGGAATGCTTGAGGCGTTGCTTGAGGTGGATAAATAA
- a CDS encoding helix-turn-helix domain-containing protein, translating into MDIGHRMKELRIQYGLTQQELADRAELTKGFISQLERNQNSPSVGTLLDIIQCLGMTPAEFFTDSEPEQIVYKANDYFEKIDEEKNSKVEWIIPNAQTRSMEPVRLTLHPGGSSEIYLPQECEEFGYVIKGTVKLCYGGKVHTVKAGESFYFKAGKKHFIENKSSKDAMLIWVSNPPSF; encoded by the coding sequence ATGGATATCGGACATCGTATGAAGGAGCTTCGTATCCAGTACGGACTTACCCAGCAGGAGCTTGCTGACAGAGCTGAGCTGACGAAGGGATTTATCTCCCAGCTTGAGCGAAATCAGAATTCACCGTCAGTCGGCACCCTGCTTGATATCATCCAGTGCCTGGGTATGACACCGGCTGAGTTTTTTACAGATTCGGAACCTGAGCAGATTGTATACAAGGCAAACGACTATTTCGAGAAAATTGACGAGGAAAAAAACAGCAAGGTGGAATGGATCATTCCAAACGCACAGACCCGCTCCATGGAGCCTGTCAGGCTCACTCTTCATCCGGGTGGCAGTTCTGAAATATATCTGCCTCAGGAGTGTGAGGAGTTTGGATATGTGATAAAGGGCACCGTGAAGCTTTGCTATGGTGGCAAAGTGCACACCGTAAAGGCCGGTGAGTCCTTTTATTTTAAAGCCGGTAAGAAGCATTTTATTGAAAATAAGTCTTCAAAGGATGCCATGCTCATATGGGTCAGCAATCCTCCAAGCTTCTGA
- a CDS encoding ABC transporter ATP-binding protein, translated as MGKKLIDFIDITKSYNGNVVLDDLNLYIRENEFLTLLGPSGCGKTTTLRMLGGFETPDKGKIMFNSKDITNVPANERNLNTVFQKYSLFPHMTIAENIAFGLKIKKKSKAYIDDKIKYALKLVNLDGFENRSVDSLSGGQQQRIAIARAIVNEPKVLLLDEPLGALDLKLRQSMQYELIRFKNELGITFVYVTHDQEEALTMSDTIVVMNQGYIQQIGTPEDIYNEPENAFVADFIGHSNIIDGVMIKDKLVEILGVKMPCVDEGFGENTPVDIVIRPEDVELVPAEDGYMQGDVVSNIFKGVHYELEVKANGYDWMVHTTKYVDVGSHVGIKVIPFNIQVMHKPESSDEKAVEIDV; from the coding sequence ATGGGAAAGAAATTAATTGATTTTATCGATATCACAAAGTCATACAACGGCAATGTTGTACTCGACGATTTAAATCTATACATCAGGGAGAATGAGTTTCTGACGCTGCTTGGACCATCAGGCTGCGGAAAGACCACCACACTTCGCATGCTCGGTGGCTTTGAGACACCGGACAAGGGAAAAATCATGTTTAATTCAAAGGACATCACAAATGTGCCTGCAAACGAGAGAAATCTGAACACTGTTTTCCAGAAATACTCTCTTTTCCCTCATATGACAATAGCTGAAAACATCGCGTTTGGTCTTAAAATAAAGAAAAAAAGCAAGGCTTACATTGATGACAAAATAAAGTATGCATTAAAGCTCGTCAATCTCGACGGCTTTGAAAACCGCTCTGTGGATTCTCTTAGCGGAGGCCAGCAGCAGCGTATCGCTATTGCAAGAGCTATTGTAAACGAACCTAAGGTACTGCTGTTAGACGAGCCGCTTGGCGCTCTCGACTTAAAGCTGCGCCAGAGCATGCAGTATGAGCTTATCCGCTTCAAAAATGAGCTCGGTATCACCTTCGTCTACGTCACACACGACCAGGAGGAAGCGCTTACAATGTCTGACACCATCGTAGTCATGAATCAGGGCTATATCCAGCAGATTGGCACACCAGAGGACATTTACAATGAGCCTGAAAATGCCTTTGTCGCTGACTTTATCGGGCACAGTAATATCATCGACGGTGTTATGATAAAGGATAAGCTTGTCGAGATACTCGGTGTAAAGATGCCTTGTGTGGACGAGGGCTTTGGTGAGAACACGCCTGTCGATATAGTCATCCGCCCGGAGGATGTGGAGCTGGTGCCTGCGGAGGACGGCTACATGCAGGGCGATGTCGTATCAAATATCTTCAAGGGAGTGCACTATGAGCTTGAGGTAAAGGCTAACGGCTACGACTGGATGGTGCACACCACCAAATATGTAGATGTCGGCAGTCATGTGGGTATCAAGGTGATTCCATTTAATATCCAGGTAATGCACAAGCCTGAGTCCTCAGATGAAAAGGCGGTGGAGATAGATGTCTAA
- a CDS encoding ABC transporter permease, producing the protein MSKIKKQLLAGPYLIWIIGFIILPLFMIVYYAFKGSDGGFTFEYVAAIAQHTNIKALLLSLRLGIICTIICLVLSYPLAMILNGLKIKNQSFVVFVFMLPMWMNFMLRILAWKQLLSKNGVINSILTTLGLPGFNIMNTSGAVVLGMVYDFLPFMLLPIYNSMTRIKNDWIEAALDLGANKVTILFKIILPLTVSGVISGIVMVFVPSLTSFAISQILGGGKVLLIGNIIEQDFVHGSQWGAGSGLSLVLMVFVLISMALVNLFDKEGDQSALW; encoded by the coding sequence ATGTCTAAAATAAAGAAACAGCTGCTCGCAGGGCCGTACCTCATATGGATTATCGGATTTATCATACTTCCGCTTTTCATGATTGTGTACTATGCATTTAAAGGCTCTGACGGAGGCTTCACATTTGAATATGTGGCTGCAATAGCACAGCACACCAATATCAAGGCACTGCTTTTATCCCTACGGCTTGGAATCATATGCACCATAATATGCCTGGTGCTGTCCTATCCGCTTGCGATGATTTTAAACGGCTTAAAGATTAAAAACCAAAGCTTTGTGGTATTTGTTTTCATGCTTCCTATGTGGATGAACTTTATGCTTCGAATACTCGCATGGAAGCAGCTTTTGTCCAAAAACGGTGTCATCAACTCGATACTCACCACTCTCGGACTGCCGGGCTTCAACATCATGAATACCTCCGGAGCAGTCGTGCTTGGCATGGTCTATGACTTTCTGCCATTCATGCTGCTGCCTATATACAACTCCATGACCAGAATCAAAAACGACTGGATTGAGGCGGCTCTTGACCTCGGTGCAAACAAAGTCACAATACTTTTCAAGATTATACTGCCACTTACAGTTTCCGGTGTCATAAGCGGAATCGTAATGGTTTTCGTGCCATCACTCACATCCTTTGCCATCTCACAGATACTCGGTGGCGGCAAGGTCCTGCTCATCGGAAATATCATAGAACAGGATTTCGTCCATGGCTCGCAGTGGGGCGCAGGAAGCGGTCTCTCACTCGTGCTCATGGTATTCGTATTAATCAGCATGGCACTCGTCAATCTGTTTGATAAGGAAGGAGACCAGAGCGCATTATGGTAA
- a CDS encoding extracellular solute-binding protein: protein MVKKIASRVYMGLIFLFLYLPIVVLIVLSFNNSKSKVKWGGFTLDWYIKCFQSERIMSAFSTTLQITLLAAVISTIIGTLAAMGISAMKKRNQTIYLGATNIPMLNADIVTGISMMLLFVKFMNLGFVTVLIAHITFNIPYVILNVLPKLKQTNKYTYEAALDLGASPLYAFFKVTWPEISPGVFSGFMMAVTMSLDDFSITYFTKGAGVNTLSTMLYTELKKGVKPELYALSTILFFTVLLLLVVVNINSNQIPVSASKKPARAKKLRIVKRSVSIAIVAVLVIGCFSVFTISAGSTNNDNAITVLNYGKYIDESVIDSFEQETGITIKYEEYEEPEEMYTKYKSGAIDYDVICTSDYIIEKLISEGEVNKIDYSSMPNYQNVNQDIIDMSASFDPTHEYTVPYFYGTLGILYNKKMADASDLNTWDCLWNGKYKDNMIMINSVRDAFTPALRTLGYSINETDTAKLDEAFDILNKQSSDVLAYYVDETCDEMVAENAAIAVCYSGEAAAAMAENDNLDYIVPKEGSNLWIDSWFIPKTCKNKEGAQEFLNYICSDEPAQLNFEYVYYASPIQSVIENQDAETKENEAINPPSDMLKNCEVYRALNDDDATLYNTLWQRLKSD, encoded by the coding sequence ATGGTAAAAAAAATAGCATCAAGGGTATATATGGGACTGATTTTTTTGTTTCTGTATCTGCCTATCGTTGTATTAATAGTACTCTCCTTCAACAACTCCAAATCCAAGGTTAAATGGGGAGGCTTCACGCTCGACTGGTACATAAAGTGCTTTCAGAGTGAGCGGATTATGTCGGCATTTTCTACAACACTGCAGATTACGCTGCTTGCAGCTGTGATTTCTACAATAATAGGAACTCTCGCAGCCATGGGTATAAGCGCCATGAAGAAACGTAACCAGACAATCTATCTGGGCGCTACAAACATCCCGATGCTCAATGCAGATATCGTGACCGGTATCTCAATGATGCTTTTGTTTGTAAAATTCATGAATCTGGGCTTTGTGACAGTGCTTATCGCACACATCACGTTCAATATCCCTTATGTGATACTCAATGTGCTTCCAAAGCTCAAGCAGACCAACAAATACACCTATGAGGCCGCACTTGACCTGGGTGCATCACCTCTATATGCATTTTTCAAGGTCACATGGCCTGAAATAAGCCCCGGAGTGTTCTCCGGCTTTATGATGGCGGTCACAATGTCACTCGATGACTTCTCCATCACCTACTTTACGAAGGGTGCCGGAGTAAACACACTCTCAACCATGCTCTACACAGAGCTGAAAAAGGGTGTAAAGCCGGAGCTGTATGCTCTGTCAACCATACTTTTCTTCACAGTGCTGCTGCTTTTGGTTGTGGTAAACATCAACTCAAACCAGATACCTGTCAGCGCCTCAAAGAAGCCTGCAAGGGCTAAAAAGCTGCGCATCGTAAAGCGTAGTGTGAGCATCGCAATTGTTGCAGTACTCGTAATCGGCTGCTTTTCGGTATTTACGATAAGCGCCGGAAGCACGAACAATGACAATGCCATAACAGTGCTAAACTACGGTAAATACATCGATGAATCAGTAATCGACAGCTTCGAGCAGGAAACCGGAATCACCATTAAATACGAGGAATACGAGGAGCCTGAGGAGATGTACACAAAGTACAAGTCCGGTGCCATCGATTACGATGTCATCTGCACCTCTGACTACATCATCGAGAAGCTCATAAGTGAGGGTGAGGTCAACAAGATAGACTACAGCTCAATGCCAAACTATCAAAATGTAAATCAGGATATAATCGACATGTCCGCATCCTTTGACCCGACACATGAGTATACTGTGCCTTATTTCTACGGCACACTCGGCATACTATACAATAAAAAGATGGCCGATGCATCAGACCTAAATACCTGGGACTGCCTGTGGAACGGCAAATACAAGGACAACATGATTATGATTAATTCTGTCCGTGATGCCTTTACTCCCGCCCTTCGCACACTTGGCTACTCGATAAACGAGACAGACACAGCAAAGCTTGATGAAGCATTTGATATACTGAACAAACAAAGCAGTGATGTGCTCGCCTACTACGTGGATGAAACCTGTGATGAGATGGTTGCTGAAAATGCGGCAATCGCAGTGTGCTACTCCGGTGAGGCAGCTGCCGCCATGGCTGAAAATGACAACCTGGACTATATCGTACCAAAAGAGGGCTCAAACCTCTGGATTGACTCATGGTTTATTCCAAAGACATGCAAGAATAAAGAGGGCGCGCAGGAATTTTTGAACTATATCTGCAGTGATGAGCCGGCACAGCTCAACTTTGAATATGTATACTATGCATCACCTATCCAGTCTGTCATCGAAAACCAGGATGCAGAAACGAAGGAAAATGAGGCTATTAATCCGCCTTCCGATATGCTCAAAAACTGTGAAGTATACAGAGCTTTAAATGATGATGACGCAACACTTTACAACACACTGTGGCAGAGGCTCAAATCGGATTAA
- a CDS encoding DUF5688 family protein: MKYTEFLHTIETEITARLDNNFKLTIHPVKKNNGMIYDGLVIINPKFNIAPTIYLNPYYHWYLDGVSIDSILDAILSTYNDFKPTEDFDISFCDDFSKVKEKIIFQLISYDKNQKQLKDVPYIKYLDFAIIFEVYVGAQLPEFGTITVTDALLSRWGIDTETLIRASMQNTPRILPCSIINMAEFLAKKCPGYANQMRAVCDFDSLPMYILTNSRQTNGASAILYPGVLSSLAKKLGGNMLLIPSSIHEFLVMPLDSDIDVCNLSEFICEVNSTEVRDEEVLGERYYIYDSKTDTVY; this comes from the coding sequence ATGAAATACACGGAGTTTTTACATACTATAGAAACAGAAATAACCGCAAGACTTGACAATAATTTCAAGCTTACCATACATCCTGTCAAAAAGAACAACGGGATGATCTACGACGGATTGGTGATTATCAATCCCAAATTCAATATAGCACCGACTATTTATCTCAATCCTTACTACCATTGGTATCTTGATGGTGTATCCATTGATTCTATTCTCGATGCAATTTTATCCACCTACAATGATTTCAAGCCAACTGAAGATTTTGACATAAGCTTCTGTGATGATTTTTCCAAGGTAAAGGAGAAAATAATTTTCCAGCTCATAAGCTACGACAAAAACCAAAAGCAGCTAAAGGACGTGCCCTATATCAAATATCTGGATTTTGCCATCATATTTGAAGTATATGTAGGAGCGCAACTGCCTGAATTTGGCACCATTACAGTCACAGATGCCCTTCTGTCACGCTGGGGCATAGATACAGAAACACTAATCCGCGCCTCAATGCAAAATACCCCAAGGATACTTCCATGCTCAATAATCAACATGGCAGAGTTTCTTGCCAAAAAATGTCCGGGCTATGCCAATCAGATGCGCGCAGTCTGTGATTTTGACAGCCTGCCTATGTATATCCTTACAAACAGCAGGCAGACAAACGGTGCATCCGCCATACTCTACCCGGGTGTGCTAAGCTCGCTGGCAAAAAAGCTCGGCGGCAATATGCTGCTCATACCAAGCAGTATCCATGAATTTCTGGTAATGCCGCTGGATAGCGATATAGATGTCTGCAACCTAAGCGAATTCATTTGTGAGGTAAACTCTACAGAGGTACGCGACGAGGAAGTACTCGGCGAGAGGTACTACATATACGATAGTAAAACAGACACTGTCTACTGA